Within Roseofilum casamattae BLCC-M143, the genomic segment TTGGAGGACTCCACAACATGAGTATCGTCACGAAATCCATCGTGAACGCCGATGCTGAAGCTCGTTACTTAAGCCCTGGCGAACTAGACCGAATCAAAGCTTTCGTAACTTCCGGCGAACAACGTCTGCGGATTGCCCAAGTTCTAACTGATTCTCGCGAGCGCATCATCAAGGAAGCTGGCGATCAACTCTTCCAAAAGCGCCCCGACGTGGTTTCCCCTGGTGGAAATGCTTATGGTGAAGAAATGACCGCAACTTGCCTGCGGGATATGGACTACTACCTACGTCTGGTGACCTACGGAATCGTTTCTGGCGATGTAACTCCCATCGAAGAAATTGGTTTGGTTGGTGCAAAAGAGATGTACAAATCTCTCGGGACTTCTCTCGATGCCGTAGCTGAAAGCGTCCGTTGCATGAAAGCAGTTGCTACTGGCCTGATGTCGGGTGAAGATGCTGCTGAAGCCGGTTCTTACTTTGATTACGTCACGGGTGGCTTGTCCTAGTTGACACCGAGTTTTAGCCAAGGCTCCAATCTGGGAGCATAAACTACAACTGCACATCTTTTAAGTAACTTCATCAAGAACACAACCATGCAAGACGCAATTACTGCTGTTATTAATTCTTCCGACGTTCAAGGTAAGTACCTGGACGGTTCCGCTCTCGACAAACTCAAAGGCTACTTCGGAACCGGCGAACTGCGCGTTCGTGCGGCAACCGCAATTAGCGCCAATGCAGCAACCATCGTTAAAGAAGCTGTAGCGAAGTCCTTGTTGTACTCCGACGTTACCCGTCCTGGCGGTAACATGTACACCACTCGTCGTTATGCTGCTTGCATCCGCGAT encodes:
- the apcA gene encoding allophycocyanin subunit alpha codes for the protein MSIVTKSIVNADAEARYLSPGELDRIKAFVTSGEQRLRIAQVLTDSRERIIKEAGDQLFQKRPDVVSPGGNAYGEEMTATCLRDMDYYLRLVTYGIVSGDVTPIEEIGLVGAKEMYKSLGTSLDAVAESVRCMKAVATGLMSGEDAAEAGSYFDYVTGGLS
- the apcB gene encoding allophycocyanin subunit beta; the encoded protein is MQDAITAVINSSDVQGKYLDGSALDKLKGYFGTGELRVRAATAISANAATIVKEAVAKSLLYSDVTRPGGNMYTTRRYAACIRDLDYYLRYATYAMLAGDPSILDERVLNGLKETYNSLGVPISSTTQAIQAMKSVTASLVGQDAGNEMGVYFDYICSGIS